From Bacillus sp. FSL K6-3431, the proteins below share one genomic window:
- a CDS encoding adaptor protein MecA — MKLERISPNQIRYSITFDELTVKGFIQEDMMKDSFIWDELFDEMLIEASKIFELEECEAVAIEIFSLTSKELVLILTIDEEELADPKIIKKIDEVIFEKEEIGFMFDDIEDCISLAKAAIQLQPEHLESWLYAMNSFYYLIIKVDTISHVGMESLCQEFGASTSITPAVLSEYGKLIIEKSAILTINKYF; from the coding sequence ATGAAACTTGAGCGGATATCACCAAATCAAATTAGATACTCCATTACATTTGACGAGTTGACAGTAAAGGGATTTATCCAAGAAGATATGATGAAGGATTCTTTTATATGGGATGAACTATTTGATGAAATGCTAATTGAAGCTAGTAAAATATTTGAATTAGAGGAATGTGAAGCAGTAGCTATAGAAATTTTTTCTCTTACTTCGAAAGAACTTGTTTTGATATTAACAATAGATGAAGAGGAATTAGCTGATCCAAAGATTATTAAAAAAATCGATGAGGTTATATTTGAAAAAGAGGAAATTGGTTTTATGTTTGATGATATTGAGGATTGTATTTCCTTAGCCAAAGCTGCTATTCAATTGCAGCCCGAACATTTAGAAAGCTGGTTATATGCAATGAACAGCTTTTATTACTTAATAATCAAAGTGGATACGATATCCCATGTTGGAATGGAAAGCTTATGTCAGGAATTCGGCGCGAGCACATCTATTACTCCAGCTGTTTTAAGCGAATATGGAAAATTAATTATTGAAAAATCGGCGATTTTAACAATCAATAAATATTTTTAA
- the sleB gene encoding spore cortex-lytic enzyme gives MSILLICAMTLSTHHVHETQAFTNQVIQKGAVGDDVIELQARLQYLGFYTGKIDGVFGWGTYWALRNFQNDFGLPIDGLAGEKTKAKLTKASKYDKQYVQGQLKKGKSFTHYGGGDSPNQPNKNGAKEDQIQSQNKGTNTPAGFSQNDIQLMANAVYGEARGEPYEGQVAVAAVILNRVNSSSFPNTVSGVIFEPRAFTAVADGQIWLTPNERAKEAVLDAINGWDPSTSALYYFNPDTATSAWIWTRPQIKKIGKHIFCK, from the coding sequence ATGTCTATTTTATTGATATGTGCCATGACGTTATCTACGCATCATGTACATGAGACTCAAGCGTTTACAAATCAGGTCATTCAAAAAGGCGCTGTTGGTGACGATGTAATCGAATTACAGGCCCGCCTTCAATATTTAGGCTTTTATACTGGAAAAATCGATGGTGTATTTGGATGGGGCACGTATTGGGCATTACGAAACTTCCAAAATGACTTTGGGCTTCCTATCGATGGTTTGGCAGGAGAAAAAACGAAAGCGAAATTAACAAAAGCATCTAAATACGATAAGCAATATGTACAAGGACAATTGAAAAAAGGAAAGTCATTTACTCATTATGGCGGGGGAGATTCACCAAATCAGCCAAACAAAAATGGGGCAAAAGAAGATCAGATACAATCCCAAAATAAAGGAACAAATACTCCTGCAGGCTTCTCACAAAACGATATCCAGTTAATGGCGAACGCTGTATATGGAGAAGCTAGAGGAGAACCGTATGAAGGACAAGTAGCAGTTGCTGCGGTCATACTAAATCGTGTGAATAGCTCATCCTTTCCTAATACCGTCTCAGGTGTCATATTTGAGCCGCGTGCTTTCACAGCTGTCGCAGATGGTCAAATTTGGCTTACACCCAATGAAAGAGCAAAAGAAGCCGTATTAGATGCTATAAATGGCTGGGATCCATCTACAAGTGCCTTGTATTATTTCAATCCAGATACCGCCACAAGCGCATGGATATGGACAAGACCACAAATAAAAAAAATCGGCAAACATATTTTTTGTAAATAA
- the ypeB gene encoding germination protein YpeB yields the protein MIRNILIVLLAIGVAGTAFWGYQEHQEKNAILINAENTYQRAFHNLTYQMDDLHDKIGSTLAMNSKKSLSPTLVDVWRITSEARAEVGQLPLTLIPFNKTEEFLANIGNFSYRTAVRDLDNNPLSKEEYATLNKLYSQSNDIRKELRNVQHLVLKNNLRWMDVEMALAAGKESADNTIMDGFKTVEKQVEGYGDENLQDPTLVSFKQKDENYDHLTGKAITKDDAVKRAKQYSGLSGIKDTVISENGKGAKYGFYSVNLDDGKGNSASFDITKKGGYPIWFINHREIGEQKISLNEAVVNAEKFLSDNEYENLELSESLQYNTIGLFTFTSVQDGIKIYPESIKIKVALDNGQVIGFAADDYLKSTKKREIKKPALSVTDAQGFINSNVKIMEDSQAIIVNELGEEVLCFEFIGTLNQDTYRIYINAENGMEEKVEKLQNAESVYEDVV from the coding sequence ATGATAAGGAATATATTGATTGTCTTATTGGCGATTGGTGTCGCTGGAACTGCATTCTGGGGATATCAGGAGCATCAAGAAAAAAATGCGATATTAATTAATGCTGAGAATACTTACCAACGTGCATTTCATAATTTAACATATCAAATGGATGATCTTCACGACAAAATAGGTTCCACATTAGCGATGAATTCTAAAAAGTCTCTTTCACCGACATTGGTTGATGTTTGGAGAATTACATCAGAAGCTCGTGCGGAAGTAGGACAGCTCCCACTTACACTAATTCCATTTAATAAAACGGAAGAATTTTTAGCGAACATCGGTAATTTTAGTTACCGAACCGCTGTGCGAGATCTTGACAATAACCCTTTATCAAAAGAAGAATATGCTACGTTAAATAAATTATATAGCCAAAGCAATGACATCAGAAAGGAATTGCGAAATGTACAACATCTTGTGCTAAAGAATAATTTGCGGTGGATGGATGTGGAGATGGCATTGGCGGCTGGTAAGGAAAGTGCAGATAATACAATCATGGATGGTTTTAAAACAGTTGAGAAACAAGTAGAAGGATATGGAGATGAAAATCTACAAGATCCTACATTGGTTTCTTTTAAGCAAAAAGATGAAAACTATGATCACTTAACTGGGAAAGCCATTACAAAGGATGATGCTGTAAAACGCGCCAAGCAATATTCAGGCTTATCTGGAATTAAGGATACAGTTATTTCAGAAAACGGCAAAGGGGCCAAATATGGATTTTACAGTGTTAATCTTGATGATGGCAAAGGAAATAGTGCCAGCTTCGATATTACCAAAAAAGGTGGCTATCCAATCTGGTTTATTAATCACCGCGAAATAGGTGAACAAAAGATTAGTTTAAATGAAGCAGTAGTAAACGCAGAAAAGTTTTTAAGTGATAATGAATATGAAAACTTGGAGTTATCTGAAAGTCTACAATACAATACAATTGGTTTGTTTACATTTACATCTGTTCAAGACGGAATTAAGATTTATCCGGAATCGATAAAAATTAAAGTTGCACTTGATAATGGACAGGTTATTGGATTTGCAGCTGATGACTATTTAAAGAGCACGAAGAAACGAGAAATAAAGAAACCGGCTTTATCCGTCACTGATGCACAAGGATTTATTAATTCAAATGTAAAGATAATGGAGGATAGCCAGGCGATTATAGTCAATGAACTTGGTGAAGAAGTATTATGTTTTGAATTTATTGGGACGTTGAATCAGGATACGTACCGCATTTATATCAATGCCGAAAATGGCATGGAAGAAAAGGTTGAAAAATTACAAAATGCCGAGTCAGTTTATGAGGATGTCGTATAA
- a CDS encoding spore coat associated protein CotJA has translation MPNFYQTYKPYISPFDPCPPIKVKTFSTPPNLFMGFQPPNLPQFSPNEALRKGTLWKAFYDPYFSPYEKAREES, from the coding sequence ATGCCTAATTTCTATCAGACTTATAAACCATATATCAGCCCATTTGACCCGTGTCCACCAATAAAGGTAAAAACATTTTCAACTCCACCGAATTTATTTATGGGCTTTCAGCCGCCAAACTTACCGCAATTTTCTCCAAATGAAGCATTACGTAAAGGTACATTATGGAAAGCTTTTTATGATCCGTATTTCAGCCCATATGAAAAGGCAAGAGAGGAGTCTTAA
- a CDS encoding lysophospholipid acyltransferase family protein: protein MSFYIFARAVVRTILKPLYRIETIGAEQFPKEGGVLVCTNHIDNLDPPVVGFTCPRPVYFMAKAELFKNPMSKKLMESIQAFPVKRGMSDREALRNGLKLLKSGEVVGLFPEGTRSKNGEIGKGLAGAGFFALRSSAHVVPCAIIGPYKPFKKLKVVFGPPIDFTEMRNNKVSAEHATDAIMLEIKNIIEENKS, encoded by the coding sequence ATGAGTTTTTATATTTTTGCGAGAGCGGTTGTAAGAACAATATTAAAGCCGCTATATCGAATTGAAACAATTGGAGCAGAGCAATTTCCTAAAGAAGGCGGCGTTTTGGTTTGCACAAATCATATCGATAATCTTGACCCACCTGTTGTCGGTTTTACTTGTCCACGACCGGTTTATTTTATGGCAAAAGCGGAGTTATTTAAAAACCCAATGTCAAAAAAGCTGATGGAAAGTATCCAAGCATTCCCGGTTAAAAGAGGTATGAGTGATAGGGAAGCATTAAGAAACGGATTGAAATTATTGAAATCAGGTGAAGTTGTTGGTCTTTTTCCAGAAGGGACAAGGAGTAAAAATGGCGAAATCGGCAAAGGACTTGCAGGTGCAGGCTTTTTTGCCTTAAGATCAAGTGCCCATGTTGTACCTTGTGCAATAATCGGGCCATATAAACCTTTTAAAAAATTAAAAGTTGTATTTGGTCCACCGATTGACTTCACTGAAATGCGGAATAATAAAGTCTCAGCAGAGCATGCGACGGATGCAATTATGTTAGAAATTAAAAATATCATCGAAGAAAACAAATCATAA
- the cmk gene encoding (d)CMP kinase: MEKKKISIAIDGPAAAGKSTVAKLIAEKLSYIYVDTGAMYRALTYKAMTEQINIQNEQELEKLLPNTTIELKPSKRGQLVFLDGQDVTAEIREADVTNLVSAVAASRAVRKEMVIRQQLLGRDGGIVMDGRDIGTSVLPDAELKIFMLASVEIRAQRRHQENISRGFTSDINQLRQEIEIRDKTDMEREVSPLVKAEDAIEMDTSELSIADVVNEIMKLAQERIEAQ; the protein is encoded by the coding sequence ATGGAAAAAAAGAAAATTAGTATTGCTATTGATGGTCCAGCAGCAGCAGGGAAAAGTACTGTTGCAAAATTAATAGCCGAAAAACTGTCTTACATATACGTTGACACAGGTGCTATGTATCGAGCTTTGACATATAAGGCGATGACGGAACAAATAAATATTCAAAATGAGCAAGAATTGGAGAAGTTATTGCCTAATACAACAATTGAATTAAAACCGTCTAAAAGAGGTCAATTGGTTTTTTTGGATGGACAGGATGTAACAGCTGAAATTCGTGAGGCAGATGTTACAAACCTAGTATCAGCAGTAGCGGCTTCCCGAGCTGTTCGGAAAGAAATGGTCATACGCCAACAACTTTTGGGGCGAGATGGGGGCATCGTTATGGATGGGCGGGATATTGGGACAAGTGTACTTCCAGACGCAGAATTAAAAATATTTATGTTGGCAAGTGTTGAAATAAGGGCACAAAGGCGTCATCAAGAAAATATATCAAGAGGATTCACATCAGATATCAACCAATTGAGGCAAGAGATCGAAATTCGCGATAAAACTGATATGGAACGTGAAGTATCCCCATTGGTAAAAGCTGAAGATGCAATTGAAATGGATACATCGGAACTTTCAATTGCCGATGTAGTTAATGAAATTATGAAATTGGCACAGGAAAGGATCGAAGCGCAATGA
- a CDS encoding metallophosphoesterase — translation MDLLFVLMIGVFIILGIYMLCEAFANHIKTDRLGFSEFPREFGDFALFFISDIHRRKINQGIVDDIKGKAEIVIIGGDLTEKGVPFSRVKNNLIKLKQIGPVYFVWGNNDYKVDTDRLVALLQECGVIILRNETLLLRKNNKQLALMGVDDLTNAPEPMEDLLQGRENDDFRILVSHNPEIIDELINEHNISLVLSGHTHGGQIRFFGYGPYELGGIRMIKGMTTFISNGYGTRLLPLRFSAKSETHLITIGYSDTQI, via the coding sequence ATGGATTTATTATTTGTTTTAATGATCGGCGTGTTTATTATTCTAGGAATCTATATGTTATGTGAAGCGTTTGCAAATCATATAAAAACAGATAGATTGGGTTTCTCAGAATTCCCAAGAGAATTTGGTGATTTTGCTTTGTTTTTCATATCAGATATTCATCGGAGAAAAATAAATCAAGGAATTGTAGATGACATCAAAGGAAAAGCAGAAATCGTCATTATAGGTGGCGACTTAACAGAAAAAGGGGTTCCTTTTTCTCGTGTAAAAAATAATTTGATTAAATTGAAACAAATTGGACCTGTTTATTTTGTTTGGGGAAATAATGATTACAAAGTAGATACCGATCGCTTAGTTGCACTTTTACAAGAGTGTGGAGTAATAATTTTAAGAAATGAAACATTATTACTTCGAAAAAATAACAAACAACTTGCATTGATGGGAGTAGACGATCTCACGAATGCCCCTGAACCAATGGAAGATTTATTGCAAGGTAGAGAAAATGATGATTTTCGCATATTGGTCTCTCATAATCCTGAAATTATTGATGAATTAATAAACGAACATAATATATCACTTGTTTTAAGCGGTCATACACACGGGGGACAAATTCGCTTTTTTGGTTACGGGCCATACGAACTAGGGGGAATAAGAATGATAAAAGGAATGACTACTTTTATCAGTAATGGTTATGGTACTAGACTTTTACCACTAAGGTTTAGCGCAAAATCGGAAACACATCTGATTACGATCGGATATAGTGATACTCAGATTTGA
- the prsW gene encoding glutamic-type intramembrane protease PrsW, with protein sequence MLFILSAGIAPGLALLSYFYLKDQYEQEPIKTVFKIFIFGVVLTFPIMFIQYVMDTEGLIINNILHSFVSASLLEEFFKWFILFLAVYQHADFDEPFDGIVYGASISLGFATVENILFLLANGVGFAFGRAMFPVSSHALFGVIMGYYLGKAKFNIGGKRKRWLFYSFLLPFLLHGFYDYILLAEGKWMYYLLPFMFFLWWLGLKKVKHAHILTKKHYIGSGRENADII encoded by the coding sequence ATGCTGTTCATTTTATCAGCAGGTATCGCCCCAGGATTAGCCCTGCTAAGTTATTTTTATTTGAAGGATCAATATGAGCAAGAACCAATTAAAACTGTGTTTAAAATATTTATATTTGGTGTGGTATTAACCTTTCCAATCATGTTTATTCAATATGTGATGGACACGGAAGGTCTTATAATAAATAATATTCTCCATTCTTTTGTATCAGCTTCATTATTGGAAGAGTTTTTTAAATGGTTTATTTTATTTTTAGCCGTGTATCAACATGCTGATTTTGATGAGCCTTTTGATGGTATTGTATATGGAGCAAGTATCTCATTGGGATTTGCTACTGTTGAGAATATTCTCTTTTTGCTCGCGAATGGGGTTGGGTTTGCCTTTGGCAGAGCAATGTTCCCCGTATCTAGCCACGCTCTATTTGGTGTAATTATGGGATATTATCTAGGTAAAGCAAAGTTTAATATCGGTGGTAAAAGAAAACGTTGGCTATTTTATTCTTTTTTATTGCCTTTTTTATTACATGGTTTTTATGATTATATCCTTTTAGCTGAAGGGAAATGGATGTATTATTTGCTTCCATTCATGTTTTTCCTATGGTGGCTCGGTTTAAAAAAGGTAAAACATGCACATATATTGACGAAAAAGCATTATATCGGATCTGGCCGCGAAAACGCAGATATTATTTGA
- a CDS encoding spore coat protein CotJB, with translation MKQMPPEYYKELENLQTVDFVIVELTLYLDTHPNDQDAVHQYNTFVQQRKAIKKQFEKNFGPLTSFGYSYSQYPWDWKDAPWPWQV, from the coding sequence ATGAAACAGATGCCTCCCGAATATTATAAGGAATTGGAGAATTTACAAACAGTAGACTTTGTGATTGTTGAATTAACGCTTTATTTAGACACGCACCCAAATGACCAAGACGCTGTTCACCAGTACAACACTTTCGTTCAACAACGAAAAGCCATCAAAAAACAATTTGAAAAGAACTTTGGACCATTAACTAGCTTTGGCTACAGCTATTCACAATATCCTTGGGATTGGAAAGATGCCCCTTGGCCGTGGCAAGTATAA
- a CDS encoding flagellar brake protein gives MIKVGMEVILEMHSQNNIEKFKSKIADFNNDVIFIQYPVSLTTNRTTFLSTGTSLYVNFVDGNSDAYIFESHVIGRMKASIPMISLHYPLAEKIKRIQRREFVRIETSVDIACHFPLSEARFATISDDFSAGGCAVVIPKHVYLDEGEVGIATVVLPMQNKEFHYLDLDCKVTRVHQKNNITLASLQFMNSDKYEQQLIRFSFEKQLERRKKEMGI, from the coding sequence TTGATAAAAGTAGGTATGGAAGTTATTCTTGAAATGCATAGCCAAAACAATATAGAAAAGTTTAAGTCTAAAATTGCCGATTTTAATAACGATGTAATATTTATTCAATATCCAGTTAGTTTAACTACCAATAGAACGACATTTTTATCTACCGGCACGTCTTTGTATGTAAACTTCGTCGATGGAAATTCTGATGCATACATTTTTGAATCCCATGTGATTGGTAGAATGAAAGCTTCGATCCCGATGATATCACTTCACTATCCTTTGGCGGAAAAAATAAAAAGAATCCAACGAAGAGAATTTGTCAGGATTGAAACTTCAGTAGATATAGCTTGTCATTTTCCATTAAGTGAAGCTAGGTTTGCAACAATATCTGATGATTTCAGTGCCGGTGGCTGTGCGGTTGTTATTCCAAAACATGTATATTTAGATGAAGGAGAGGTGGGAATTGCGACCGTCGTTCTACCAATGCAAAATAAAGAATTTCATTATTTGGATTTAGATTGCAAAGTTACTCGGGTACATCAAAAAAACAATATAACACTAGCGTCTTTACAATTCATGAACAGTGATAAATATGAGCAACAATTAATTCGCTTTAGTTTTGAGAAACAACTAGAAAGACGTAAGAAGGAAATGGGAATTTGA
- a CDS encoding YpdA family putative bacillithiol disulfide reductase, with the protein MQMEDCIIVGGGPCGLAAAIALKEIGKNPLIIEKGNIVNAIYNYPTHQTFFSSSEKLAIGNVPFITVERKPYRNQALTYYREVAKSQDLRINRFETVEHIEKQKDDSFKVITNKGQYQSTYIIIATGYYDHPNMMEIPGEKLAKVFHYFKEGHPYFDTDVAVIGGKNSAVDAALELHKAGARVTCLYRGKDYSPSVKPWIIPEFIALVKSGEIKMEFNASVIEITDNTIKYDNELEEKEIVNDFVFAMVGYHPDHTFLQDMGVEIEHETGKPVFDPTTLETNVAHLFIAGVIAAGNDANEIFIENGRFHGGQISKAIQLNEA; encoded by the coding sequence TTGCAAATGGAAGATTGTATTATCGTTGGTGGTGGTCCCTGTGGTCTTGCAGCGGCCATTGCGCTAAAAGAAATTGGTAAAAACCCACTTATTATTGAAAAGGGGAATATTGTAAATGCCATTTACAATTATCCAACCCATCAGACTTTTTTTAGCTCCAGTGAGAAGCTGGCAATTGGAAATGTCCCTTTTATTACAGTGGAAAGAAAACCATATAGAAATCAAGCATTGACATATTATCGGGAAGTAGCAAAAAGTCAGGATTTGCGCATAAACCGCTTTGAAACGGTGGAGCATATTGAGAAACAAAAAGATGACTCATTTAAAGTGATTACAAATAAAGGTCAATATCAATCAACATATATCATTATTGCTACAGGATATTATGATCATCCGAATATGATGGAGATCCCGGGGGAAAAACTTGCAAAGGTTTTTCATTATTTTAAAGAAGGTCATCCATATTTTGATACTGATGTTGCTGTAATTGGTGGTAAAAACTCTGCTGTGGATGCTGCTTTGGAACTCCATAAAGCTGGAGCGCGAGTTACTTGTTTATACAGGGGAAAAGATTATTCACCGAGTGTAAAACCTTGGATCATTCCTGAGTTTATCGCACTTGTAAAAAGTGGAGAAATAAAAATGGAATTTAATGCTTCTGTAATCGAAATTACTGACAACACAATTAAATATGATAATGAATTAGAAGAAAAAGAAATAGTGAATGATTTTGTGTTTGCCATGGTAGGTTATCATCCAGATCACACATTTTTGCAAGATATGGGTGTCGAAATTGAACATGAAACAGGAAAGCCCGTTTTTGATCCAACTACATTGGAAACGAATGTTGCACATTTATTTATAGCAGGCGTTATTGCAGCTGGAAATGACGCAAATGAAATCTTTATCGAAAATGGACGCTTTCATGGTGGTCAAATTTCCAAAGCAATTCAATTGAATGAAGCCTAA